The region AAAATGTGCCTTTCAAACATAAAAACCCATGGACCTGTGTCAGCAAAATAGCACTATTATACCCTAGATCCACCAGCATATTTCCAGTAGGTATGAGGTAGTTATTTACACATGCTTCTGTTTTTGACCCCAAACAACAcacttacatacagtacatggcaaaatatttttctgtccaCGTCCCCTGACCATCAATATTCAACATGTATTcaaacaaaatagttttttgaaatagccccaaggtcttacgctgctttATTATTTTGCTGGGGGAGTATGCTCAGTTCTCCTTCactaaatccttgtagatctaaggaatgcattttctaaacgttccctgtctcctggcccacacctgcagagtaccaggcttgaaagtactgttgctgtccctgtacaaagtcctcctggttgtgttgcagatcaagacgatacctgacgatttcagctgccactgctGACATTGCAAATGGTtatttatgcttgtatttatgctcgtagcaaaataaaaatcataTGATCAATACATATGGCCCCTTTCAGCTAAGAatcaagaaacaaaaataaatccactAAAACATTGTTGCATTTCTTGTGTTTTCTATCGTGAATGAATAGCCAAAAGAGCAGTGTAATTGCACTCTTGGGTCACATTgtgatgctaaaggggacagATCAGATTCTGGGTTAACATAATAGTTGTTACAACATAAGCTCTGttcaataacatttgttttaaccCCAAAAAAAGTATTAGATGCAGTCATAAATGAGCTTCAACTCACAATGTGCTGGCTGCTCATCGATGAACTCTTGTAATATTCCATGAATTTAATTAAACAACAAATAACATTGTGCCTATCTTGGTCctttttgctgtattttttgctttttattCATGGCCTGCATTTCTTTAATAATAAAACTTTTGCATAATAAAGAGATGATGAGATAGGAATAGTGAATGAAAATAGTCAAAACAGCAGTACATGCACTGGGTATGCAGAGGAATCAGGATAGACACCACCAGGTAATGctaacatgatttatttttgtgatattgatactttttttctttacagagTGCAATGGTGTTACTTAATGTGCAAgcataaatatgtgtgtgtgtgtatatatataaacatcagATACTGCTCTGTATTTTTATTCTGCTTTTACATCGCAAGAAGCACAATCCTTACACATCACTGGTAGGGGGACCAAAGTGCAACCAAATACTCGGTTCACAACTTATAATTCAATAATAATTCAAGAATTCACATAGGTAACTGACGAATGTAGCGTTTTATTAAAGCGCAGTCTAATTTAATCCTGGCCTTACTGAGCATGAGAACCAACCCAGATAATACCAAACCCATCTACACAACAGATCTTAGAGACATACACCAGATGAACCATAAAATCACATAGTCTCAAGGTCATCACTTAGCCAGCCACTTAAAGCGTACTTTTATGTGAGCATACGACAACAATGTCTCAAATCACATGTAGCAGAGTGGCACGGACAGCAGTAACAGTAATGTCAGTCATCAGGAGAGCACATTGAGCGCGTCTGTGAGCATCTTCAGCTCATCCTTGACAGATTCCAGGCCTCCTCGGATCTTCAAGGGATTGTCCAGGACCTCTATACTGTAGGTATAGGGGTCAAACCGCACAGAAAACGGCCGCTTGATCCCAGCCACGTATGATCTGTTAAAAAAGGCAGACAATTCTTAATTAATCCTAATCGCTCTGGATTACTCTGCAAGGAAAGGATCTGTTTAATTTATTCCTCAGTAGGCCAACTACATCAAACAGGAACATAATGGGCGCTAATTACAGAAAACAGAGGTGGTACATCTAATATGTTCAGCTAAGTGATTTCATTAGCATATATGACAAATATAAAGTTGTCAAGTTTTAGTTTCAATATAAAGTTGCAAAGTTTCAGTTACAATATAAATTCCTCCTACTCAGATAGATGCCATACCTCCATGAAGGCTAGATTACAAGGTTACATTTAGTACAAGTTTGTTATTTTGGATCTCTAGTTGTTTATTATCAACCTGTATTATCAACCTTTTACAATACTTTATTTAACTTTCTGTAATTAAGTCTCCAAAGCATAATATAATTGcctaaaatatgtataaaaggACATCCTCATGAGAAATGTTCCTTGTGAGAGTTAAAGCTTGTCAGAAGCTAGTCTAACTTGTCTAACCCattaaaaattttaaaaaatattttaaatataactcatttgaatgtatttgtcatttcatactTAATTGAATAGGTGAGTGTATGCATGAGGGTGCTGAAATAGAAGTAGGCCACAATTGAACCCATACTAGGGCTTTGACCACTTCCCCACCACCTACATTGCCATGAAGAAGGCATCTCAAAAGATCTTAAAAACACTGCAGATCCCATTCCATCACAAATTGCTGCTTTGGTAAAACTCAGTGATTTCACACGCATTCAGTGCAAAATGACTTGCAGGTACAATAAGAACAGAAACAAATGAAGTCTCTTAAAGGTGCATttgaccctgtgtgtgtgtttatgtatgtgtgacTGGTGGGCTACCTGAGTTTCTCTTTGGCATCGCTGAAGCTCTCTGAGACAAAGTACACAGATTGGTAGTTCTGGTCTTGGTAGGGCTGAATGGCAGCAGCCTCAGGGTCAAACTCCCTTCTCTCTGGCTCATCCGACAGAGCATGCTGGGTAGGAGAGGGAAGAAATGGaggtagagagtgagagaatgtgACAGAGATGGATGGTTGATGTCGGGAAAAATTTCTGGATATTACTgtaattgaacatttaaatggAAATTAGGTTAGGGGTGGGTTTTTCTGTTCCATTATCTAGTGGTTCATAGATTTGTGATGTAGCTTGGATTTCAGAACGATgtaaaaaagagagaagagcGACAGAGCAATACAGaagagattgacagatggaggaagaacaaaagagagaagaggacagagagattaAGATAGCATGAGACAAGAGACTTGATGGAAGAGATAGAAGATAATtagtgaagaggagagagatcgacaggaaagaacagagagaaataaTGATGAAAGAAAGAAGAGCAAGCTGTCCGTCTACTCTAAAGCATTTACTTACCACCAGTTCCCCGTATGAGGAGAGCAGTCCTGCCCCATAGGCTTTCACTGTGCCACCCTGTTTGCACAGGCCAAACTCCACTGTAAACCAGTAGAGCtgaaatccacacacacaaagagacataTTTGCAATGTTAGTCACATAATCCAAGCTTCATAATCCAAGCCATTTTGCAGCAGCAAAACCTACCGTTGACAGTTTCTCAATATCCTCTTCTGAAGCCCCCAGTGAAGCAAGCCCAATGTTCTAAGACAAAGAGGTCTTGGTTAGCTCGACAGAATGGAGAGAAGGTGCAGTGCAAAATCTCAACTCAAACTTCAGAACTGCTTCTTTTATtgatttcaattatattttgtccCTTCAATAAAGCCAATATTTTGCAGGACTAGTCACCTGAGAAAACTGGGCGAACGTCCGGTCAGCGAGAATAGGGACATGACCCAGAAGTTCGTGCACACAATCCCTAAGGCAACCCAAACAGAATGTGAGGATTAGTAAATGTTAGGTTTAATATCatttaaagattcagagaatccagagaaaaacaaatattggatgGCAGTGATTTTTGGGCCCTtgctgcattaaaaacatacaaGATTATGCAGTGGAATTCATTGCATGGGCAcaagaacatttccaaaaaccattgtctgtgaacacagtatgccactgcatccacaaatgcaagttaaaactatgCCATGcagagaagaaaccatacagttaggtctggaaataattggacaaacctcaagaatagaaagggcAGATTAGactgccaaaaaacatttaaaagagcCAGCCcatttctggaacagcattctctGGACAGGTGatactaagatcaacctgtatcagaatgatgggaagaaaaaagtgaggagaaggcttggaatggctcatgatccgaagcataccacatcatctgtaaaacacgctggaggcagtgtgatggcatgggcatgcatggcttccaatggcactgggtcactagtgtttattgatgatgtgacagaagacagaagcagccggattaattctgaagggTATAGGGATATAGCAGAcagctcagattcagccaaattcagtgaagttgattggacggcgcttcactttacagatggacaatgacacaaaacatactgcgaaagcaacccaggagtttttaaggcaaagaagtggaatattctgcattggctgagtcaatcacctgatctcaacatGATCGaccatgcatttcacttgctgaattgaaaacttaaggcagaaagacccatgaacaaacaagaacagaagacagctgcagtaatggcctggcaaaacatcacaaaggatgaaacccagcgtttggtgatgtccatgcgttccatgcattcaagcagtcattgcctacAAAGGATTCTGaagaaagtattaaaaatgaaaattgtactTATGATTGTTAatttttccaattacatttgagcccctgaaacaAGGGGACTGTGAAttaaaatggttgcaattctgAAACGTTTCATACGATACTTTTGTTCTACCCCTTgcattaaagctgaaagtctgcacttcaattgcatctttgttgtttcatttaaaatttcCTGTaaacagatataaacaagatccagaaccaccaccaccaccaccttctctggAACCAATATCAtgtaagatggactgaggcaaagtgcaaaacagacctgtggtctgacaaatcaaaatgtgtaattattttggggaatcatggactaAAGAGAAGACAGACCATCCGGCTTCtgatcagcacacagttcaaaagacaGCATCAgtgtatgggggtgcattagtgcacatggcatgggtgacttgcacatctgtgaaggcatcattaatgccGGACAATATAtagaggttttggagcaacatttgctgccatccagacagtgtctttttcagggaaggccttgcttatttcagcaagacaatgcaaaccacattctgcatgtattacaaaagcatggctccgtagtaaaagagtcagaGTGGTaatctggcctgcctgcagtccagacatgtcacccattgaaaacatttgccgcATTATAAAATGGAAATTTGTTGAAgtttatgaatgtatgcttgtttatgtttagataacaaaataacatatGTTTATCTGTactgatagatattgagcatgaaagtaattgaattaagcttgacacaatgtatgagagtactaactatctctgtatgaaggacactaggtaggaaatgtgatgccccatttctgatggtttccacacatcctgtccatacctcctgataggagtttccatctgactgtcatagactctatgaatagacacatggaccgtaggttggcacataccattgtgaggaaacctgtctttacatgatgatatgcatgtattttatttctattctcttgttagaggagtggtttgtgatcttgtgctatatgaggtactgTATCGCAAGCAGTTgggtatctactactgaggggccccacacaacatgataagctgtggagccaagaaacttaagaggggacactattaggccatgtaaggttagatAACAGACAGATaatggaggggatgtgctggggcataaatacTATGTTCACTTTGTAAtctttggagagaaaaatgagagagagatggaaggttaacatcgtagcctcatgctgaataaagatgtctctcccctgacttccggttgcatttattttgttcatggatcaaacttggacagaatctaacagtagACAGAAAGTCACTTTCATTCAAAGCGCAAAAGTAagtagccaatgggcttacagtaatTCTGTCCTGTGACGTTATAAGTAGAGGACAACCGGAAGTCTCTTTGAGAGTGAGTGAGATGAGCTTGAGTATCAAGTCTGTAAATAGACTATAGActaacaatagactatcaaatacTGCTATAAATACTTGAATTGCTCTCTCCCTTGATGATTGGGTTCATCGTCATTATTTCAACTATACGAAACTGCTGGCCTCAAATTTTAAATGGTCATGTCTTTTCCTAAAatcaatttctcagtttcaacatttgatatgttgtctttgtactattttcatttaaatacagggataaatgatttgaacatcttgcattctgtttttattagcattttactcaGTGTACATTTTGGTGAATTAGATACTTTACAGACAATCCATAACATTTTAGTTAACTACCTACTAACACTCACCCTAAACATAAATCTCATCCTAACGTAATCATTTCCCTAACCCTTACATTGATACTTCTAAGCCTTaaaactctaaacctaaccttagccAGCATTTACTTTATTATTAATGGTTTGTTGATAATATTGATATGTAAAATGGTCATTTCTGCtcttcaaataaagtgtaacccaaATGTTTTACACCTGTAGAGCAGGGGTGCATTCAGCTGGAGACACTAGTGTGGAACAAATAGAAATACAGCAATGAGCATAACTCTCTGATAATCAGTAATCAGATCCATTCATATCATGCCTGTCTACAATTTCTTGTTTGGTGACTATGGACACATTGAAACTGTAGTATCACTCACGGTTCAGGAGAGTGCATGGGCGAAGAGGCATGCCGAATGTACTGGGTACACTGGAAAACCCGGAAGGCCAGACTGGCTAAAAAGTCCCTAGCAGAGAGAAGGCCTGCCACCGGACGCAACTGGAACCCGGTGCGCTCTGTGTGTTTGGAAGAGCAATAGATAGGATAAGAAAAAGTAAGAAATGAGAATGATAGAGCAATAAAGAACCATTCAAATGTTACATTCAACAAACAATGTTTTAGAATTTGTTCCTgcatctaaaaaataaatatgctcATATTTAGCTGGCATAAAATTATTGACTACAGTACCTAGTAAGAAAAGAGTGGAATGCACACTCACCATTaaaaactgatatatttctttTAGAAGTTCAAATATAACAAACACGTATGCCTACAATGAAGAATGATATAGAATAGTCCCatgaagaaaatgtacaaaaatgtatagATTATGGGACAAGCAAATTCTTTGAAAATAATGATCCGTTGGTGGATTTAATGAGAGGATGTGGCAGACTACATCAGgtttgtacttgtactgttaCCTAGTTTGATATGGTAGCAAACCTAAATCAGTTGTCCACAAACCTAACCACAATTATCCCCATTACCAATTTTAACTCATATGCCAGTTGACTATCCACTCCCACTTGCAATAACAAGGGGGCTGTATTTTACCAAAAATATCTCAAGATATGGTGACAGACTCCAATGTCTGTAATCCAGGGgattaacaattttttttcaaaaatgttgagtTAAATTTAAACATTTCTTCTTATGATTGCACATCTGGGTTACCGGGTTGGGGTTAGTACATTCTATAGGGAATATGTTATGAGCAGTACGTGTGAGTACCTCTGAGGATGCTATATAGGCAGTACGTTTGAGTACCTCTGAGGAACCGTGACACATCCTCCAGCTGAGGGATGTTGTCAGGGCTGTACCCACAATGTCTCTCCAGCAAGCGGAAGGCTTCCAGGTGCTCACTGCAGGCATGGGTGGTGTACAGTTCTCTCAGGGTGGAGTATACCTCTCTCCTGTCCAACACGCATGAGAACATACATGTGAAAACACAACATATACTCCAATCCACACTGGGTCCTCTCTAAACACCATCAACGGCATCTCAACCAGCTGTTATAATGGCTCCACATTCGACCGCAAGGCCCTACAGCGTTTAATTAAGACCTGTACTTCACCTATTCAGGACATATCAGAAGCGGTGTCTGCCAAAGATTCTCAGAATTATCATGGACACCCAAATGCTGTTCATCCGTGAGATCCCACACCAATACGTTTTTATTTCCCAACAGTACGACTACTAGTGTAACATCTAAACATCCCCACAGTATTATTAGTGTCCTTAAGGTGtcctattttgtatttattttactttatttatgCTATTATTTCTATTGCTGTTGTACTGTGGTGAGGGAAAAGGCAAGTATGGATTTATTTCAATTGTCAATAATTTGTCTTCACATGTAAAACAGCACCTGAAacctaaaaaacaaacatgcaaacatCATCTCGTTTCAGATTAAAATGTCAAAGGGCGTGAGGGCTAAGTGGTAAGTGGATTCATTTCTAGAAATTTTCAAGTGCGAAATAAATGTCATACAAGTTAAAATACTAGTATTTGTTGACCACAAAAAACAGACTTCTATAAACCATTTACAAAATGGTGAGCTGAGGGTAAATGAGTTATGGCAGCATGCTTTCCTCCAGATCTACTATAAATCTTTCCAAACCAAAAAACAGGTTGCACTCTGATAACTGGGTTATCCTGTTTGaggtcccaaatggccccctattccctacatagagAACATCACTTTGACTGGGAGTAAGATAGATCTGATCAAATGTAATCCtgtatatagggaataaggggCTATCCAGGACAGAGCTTGTACCAGATGGATGTGCTTGATGGTTTGGAAAGGTTTGTTCAAggaaccaaaacatttattttccccaaaacatGCAGTAATTAGTTATTGTATTGTTCTAACCCAATATTGCCAGTTGATGGAGTGAGTCAGAGTCATCTTATGTTTACACACTGAATTGACATTTTGGATAGACATGCTCTGGGCAATTTACTTTAATCTCTCTGCGACATTTGTACATAATCGATCAAAAGCTTTTACTCTAGATTGCTTTGTTTGCAACCTCCATCCATTGGGAATCATGGAAACTACCAATAAATAACTATAGCTGTGAATACCATGAAATAATGGACAAATGGTGACAATACAGAAATCAGGTATCACAAAACGTATACAATAAATTACCCTGGTCCAATATTAAAAGAGATACAAGGAGTCATGAAGAACCTAGAACTGATGCCCAGGTAATAGGTATTAGTTCAGTAGGCTAAAACGGTTTGGCTACCCTACCTAAAAGTGACCAGAGAATTTGCTAGTGCCACTCACCATGTGCCTATTTCCTCCTCTGTGTATTCGACTCTGGGGATGGGCTCTCCTCTGACAAAGagaataattaaattaatggaTACACCATCAGAGAGTCCACATTCTGGATTTTATAAATGGTTTATCAAATTATGTGTAAAGTAGTCAATCGTCTTCATCATGAAATGTTAACATTTCAGGATGTAGAACTAATTGACAAAAGCTGTTAATTTTGATTAGCAAGTGGCAGTTCATTTTTGACCCAAACTCCGGAAAGTTTCAGCATTTGGTAATACAGTATATGGCTGGGTAAGTAAATAGTTGTGTTAGggcaaatgtttaaaatgctgGATGTTATAATAAGGAACAACTTTGCTGGGCTTACTGTTTATATCTGAAGGCAATGTCTCCAATCATTTTCCTTCTCAGCCTATACACTGGATCTGTGAAACCCTGTACAAAACCGACACACAAAACATGACTAGAGACCCAATATCAatagttttaaattaaatacagtaCAATTACATTGTCATTACAATGAGTGTTTAAGCAATGTAATGAGGTTATTCTTTGATGGCACAATATTGTAACACTATTGTATTTCACATGaataacagtaaaataataACTGTTCAATTGCACGGTAACATGGATATGTGTGTCTACAGTAGCTACGGTGACTGTTTCAATACATTCACTTACTGGGTGTTCTTGGTCTAAGTCTGGATCAAACTTTGTTATAAGGTGGTGACATCTGTCCAGCTCTGAGAGTTTCTTTGGGAACCAGTGAACtaaaggcaacattttaaacattaaaaaaatcacaaatatatacattgtCTCATATTTATTCTTCATTAATGGCTATGAACAACTTAAAGGTAGCTTCAATAGGACTACATGATTGTTGTAAAGGTTGTAAAATAACTACAGAGGTGAACAGACAATCAAGTATTGGAATTTAACAGGCTCATTCAACTTGAATGTCTCTGAGATTTACAGAGTGTGAACATGATTCAGATAGGTTACATTTGAAGGGTTTTAAATGGGCTACACCATATTCAATAGTTACCTGCTGAAGTTTCACATCAAATTCCACATTATCACCTGCATTTAAGTTAGGGCTGTCACAGTATCAGATTTTCAGTACACGAatatcgtggccaaaataattcacggtaacAATATTATCGCagtatctatagaaaatttgaAGTACAAAAATGCTATCAGgcaaattcatcttcaactttgtttaaggtattttttttctcttttttggcaaactcAAAATACGAGTGTATGGattggagagagtctgtaaccataagtctccaaataaaaaaagcatacaAAACAAGAACCCAGGCAAGCCTAGCtcagccggaccgcaatagaaagtattgccctcttgagatttgaACCGGGTCCCCCATGTGACAGGATGtgttgctaaccactacacaaCAGAGCTCTACGTGCAAGGCGTGTCAGTATAGTctcttgtgtctatgaacaaatccaCTTTTgacactggtcgttttaacagctaattgcccatttgtgaatgatattcaTCCAGTtaacgtttcttaagtttacctcaaccacaaatagcgtctttGAACAGtgagcttttgccactggccgtttgaacagcgtattagccagtaataggctttactagtatctactaacttactggaatagtcataggaattgagcaattgctagcaagtctgccaaagctatttcatttcatggcataagaacttacttttgtgaatgacactgatacaataactattctATCAAGGATAAGGCAaggataactaactttttcatcaagtgaaacgacgagagaatcgtggaaataaaataaataaattgcttTGTTCACAATAAATTCGAACTTGagtcttccacgtgagaggctctgtctttaaccacaacgccacggcattacgcatttcactagtcgctaaacactattgagcattgtgttaaactgattaacgtttcttattaagtttacctccaccacaaatagcatctatgaactgttagcttttgccactggccgtatgaacagcttattaaccagtaataggcttactagtatctactaacttcctaggaataatcataagaattgagcaattatgcagtctggcaaaaaacaattacacttggataaataaaatatacacttAAATGCTAAACAAAAGTGATCCTCCaagagtttttggaaaaatactagTTAATAGGCTCAGAAAAGGCGTTAATTCAAAtgctagtgtataggtccagactttACTGTATTACCagagtttaagcacatgcatcgtgtGTCCATGCATAAGCTGTGGATCAAccgaggagtttttggaaaaatacaactttagtTTTGCCaagtgaatacgatattattTGTGTGTACTATTAaaatgatatcaatatttcattttttaaatatcacggttatcgtcaataccggTATATACCGACACCCCTAATTCAAGTACAGTTTAAGTTTAAAGTGTATTATGCAGAAATATTAAAGGTCCTTACATTTGACTTCTTTGGTTGTTTTGACATCCTCTGCGATCCTCCTGATGGAACTAATGAGTGTGTTGACATCAGATAGATGCACCTCACACCGGATAAAGTACTCCAGTCCTTCCAGGCTATCCCCATGCTTCCGGCATGGCCGTGTTTCCAGGTGGTGGATTTTAGCTTCAAAAGTCTGTCAGGCATAAgatttatacatgtatatagtatatttgtgcataaacattttctaaatttacattttagtcatttagctgacactaATCCACATCAATAagtacacaacacacagtttAGTAATAAGTGCATTCTAATTAATCAGTTAGTTAAAGGTCAGTGCTGGTAAGACAATGattcaaataataaacataaaacatattgcgttaataaaaacaacatacagaGGTGGTGGGTATGGAACTACTTTATGTACTCTATGAAAAGGTGAGTTTTCTGATGTTTATTGAAGATAGGCAGAAAGGTAGAAACTCTATcctgtcattttaaaaggctaattgatcattacattCCCCTTTTTTGATTTTTAGCCTCGCAAAAAATGTTGAGCAGATTgaagtatcttcagcatcagtgtttgtggccagaaacaaataactttcttctgaaactcatcagtctattcttgttctgagaaatgaaggctattccatgcgagaatcTGCCATGAAACTGAAGTTCTTGTAAAACGAtctgtactactcccttcacagaacagcgcaaactgctTCTAATGAAAATTGAAGTGAAGTGGGAGGCTCCGGTGCACAAATGAGCaagatgacaaatacattagtgtctagtttgagaaacagacgcctcacatctcctcaactggcagcttcattaaatagtacacgcaaaaacaccagtctcaacgtcaacagtgaagaggtgactccgggatgaTAGCCTTCAAGGTAGAGTTGTAAAGAAAAAGCcttatctcagactggccaataaaaatataagtttaagatgggcaaacaaacatacagtggatataaaaggttgacacacccctgttaaaatgccaggtttttgtgatgtaaaagaatgagagaaagataaatcatgtcagaacattttccacttttaatgtgacctataatgtaaagattctattgaaaaacaaactgtttttCCTTGTTGGAATAATAATCAACTCTCTCAGACTGGCCCAAAGATACAATAAAAAACAGGAGTTAGAAATAGAATAATATAGTAGAAATGGGCTAGCTACATTCCTGGTTGAAGCAAAACACTATTCAGTTCAAAGCAATTTCATAGCAATTTTCAATCATCAGaataagcaaatgtttatcAGTCTCAGAAAGACTAGCACTCCTAATTTGTAACAATTACCTATAGAGACGAACCTGAAAAATTACTTGGGTAATTATTCTGTCATGTTTAGTGGTGATGTTGGCTAATTTGAACATGCCAATTGACTTGTGGAAGTGGTTCAGCTTGGTGAGATATGCATCAGGAGGAAGTGTGTCAAACTTAAAGTTTCCGGATCCTGCTGTTGTAACTAAGCAAAACCATACTCACAAATTTGACATGAAATTGATAGGGGAAGAAGAATTCTACTAAACAAAAACTCCAGAATAACTAGTGCTCATActgcatttttattattactgtaaCATCTTGAATGGAGAGcagaacaaatgtttttaatttaaatacttACTGGCATTTATAAGGAACTAAAGACATGACAAGGAACAATGACTTAGAAAGGAACAGGGAACTGGAGAAACTAAACAGGGAGGTgataagaaaacaaagaaacacaggTGACAAGACTAAAAACACAGGAAATATAAGAACCGAAACGCAAAAACAGAATAACTACAACTTAAACACAACtgacatagaaatgtaacatcCGGCACAGCACTGGCTGTGACTGGctgttaaaaacattgttgttgttattataattGTCATTAGTTCAATaataaattcaacactactgttgtttgctccttggggtttaaggccgggtgtttctgtaaaagcccttcgtgacaactgctgttgtaaaaagggctttataaataaattggattgaTTGGTGTCGTCAATTTTTTT is a window of Esox lucius isolate fEsoLuc1 chromosome 19, fEsoLuc1.pri, whole genome shotgun sequence DNA encoding:
- the th gene encoding tyrosine 3-monooxygenase, whose translation is MPISSSSSSSTKSIRRAASELERSDSVTSPRFIGRRQSLIEDARKEREAAAAAAEAAEASEQIVFEEEDGKALLNLFFTLRSSKTPALSRSLKVFETFEAKIHHLETRPCRKHGDSLEGLEYFIRCEVHLSDVNTLISSIRRIAEDVKTTKEVKFHWFPKKLSELDRCHHLITKFDPDLDQEHPGFTDPVYRLRRKMIGDIAFRYKQGEPIPRVEYTEEEIGTWREVYSTLRELYTTHACSEHLEAFRLLERHCGYSPDNIPQLEDVSRFLRERTGFQLRPVAGLLSARDFLASLAFRVFQCTQYIRHASSPMHSPEPDCVHELLGHVPILADRTFAQFSQNIGLASLGASEEDIEKLSTLYWFTVEFGLCKQGGTVKAYGAGLLSSYGELVHALSDEPERREFDPEAAAIQPYQDQNYQSVYFVSESFSDAKEKLRSYVAGIKRPFSVRFDPYTYSIEVLDNPLKIRGGLESVKDELKMLTDALNVLS